In one window of Dokdonia sp. PRO95 DNA:
- a CDS encoding GyrI-like domain-containing protein produces MKFLKFLLFVILIVVIAGAIYFGTQDGTYQIEATKEINAPREVVYDIVNEYKTWEDWGPWKKEEPTMVFNYSDKTSGEGASYSWQGEVDGSMTTTEAVPHNSLKQDMTLQTPGGERKPEVYWTFETTEQLATIATWGIKGEHTLMDKVYFAFTGVDFEADMQEMYEKGLTGLEEAAREEIGKYEINIDGITQYSGGFYLYRTTSAKASSVPTIMSQNYNGISTFMSENNIAVTGMPFTIYNETFPNGDVIMTNALPVREKIIVAGDTNVFSGYMPTVTAVKVTLRGNYINLGEAWTTAMKHVKDKGYTLSKEKPFEVYVTDPQDHPNPADWITEVYVPIEDLK; encoded by the coding sequence ATGAAATTTTTAAAATTTTTACTCTTCGTTATTCTTATTGTTGTTATTGCTGGAGCTATATACTTTGGTACTCAAGATGGTACTTATCAAATAGAAGCAACAAAGGAAATTAATGCCCCACGAGAAGTGGTTTACGATATTGTAAACGAATACAAAACATGGGAAGATTGGGGTCCTTGGAAAAAAGAAGAGCCTACTATGGTTTTTAATTACAGTGATAAAACTTCTGGTGAAGGAGCTTCATATAGCTGGCAAGGTGAGGTAGATGGTAGTATGACTACAACAGAAGCTGTGCCTCATAATTCTTTAAAACAAGACATGACGCTACAAACACCAGGAGGTGAACGTAAACCAGAGGTGTACTGGACTTTTGAGACTACAGAGCAGCTTGCAACCATAGCTACATGGGGAATAAAAGGTGAGCATACACTTATGGATAAAGTATATTTTGCGTTTACAGGAGTTGACTTTGAGGCCGATATGCAAGAAATGTACGAGAAAGGACTTACTGGTCTTGAGGAAGCTGCTCGTGAGGAAATAGGAAAATATGAAATCAATATAGATGGAATCACCCAATACAGTGGAGGGTTTTATCTTTACAGAACTACTTCTGCCAAAGCTTCTTCTGTACCTACTATCATGTCTCAAAATTATAATGGCATCTCTACATTTATGTCTGAAAATAATATTGCAGTAACTGGGATGCCTTTTACTATCTACAATGAGACATTTCCTAATGGTGATGTTATTATGACCAATGCATTACCTGTACGTGAAAAGATCATTGTAGCTGGAGATACAAACGTTTTTAGCGGTTACATGCCTACCGTGACTGCCGTTAAGGTAACACTTCGTGGCAATTATATAAATCTAGGGGAAGCATGGACTACTGCCATGAAACATGTGAAAGATAAAGGATATACTCTTTCTAAGGAAAAGCCTTTTGAAGTCTACGTGACAGACCCTCAAGATCATCCTAATCCGGCAGATTGGATTACGGAAGTTTATGTACCTATTGAAGATTTAAAATAA
- a CDS encoding dihydrofolate reductase, with product MSYKGIYTLAIAAVLAVGCGEEKKDDNAFAKAETTTTDFDFTVGQFADIKILRYQIPGFEDLTLKEQKLVYYMTQAGLAGRDIMWAQNYRHNLEIRNALETIYTSDKVSKTGEEWEQFETFMKRVWFANGIHHHYSNAKMKPDFSQDYLKQLLTESGATLEGEAFEVLFNDKDSKKVNLAKDVDIVLESAINFYGPDVTTAEAEAFYDAIKVDENEPIEKGLNTRLVKEDGKLVEQVYKSGGLYGEAIDNIIGWLEKAQTVAENEQQGKALGLLIEYYKTGSLDTWDDYCIAWATSTEGNIDWINGFIEVYNDPKGYKGSYETIVQIKDFDMSKKMAALSVDAQWFEDNSPLMPEHKKKEVKGVSYKTVIVAGEAGDASPSTPIGVNLPNNNWIRQTHGSKSVSLGNIINAYNNAGGSGRLKEFAHDEEEIALEEQYGQLGDKLHTALHEVVGHASGQINKGVGTPKETLKRYKSTIEEGRADLFGLYYLMDPKLQEIGLVEDWEKTGMAAYDGYIRNGLMTQLIRLELGDNVEEAHMVNRQWVSAWAFERGANENVIEKVTRDGKTYFNITDYKKLRAIFGELLRETQRITSEGDYEAAKALVENYGVKVDQDIHKEVLDRNSQFKSAPYSGFVNPVIVPQMEGEKITGFTIEQPESFENQMLDYSSKYGHLD from the coding sequence ATGAGTTACAAAGGAATATATACGCTAGCAATTGCAGCGGTTCTCGCAGTAGGATGTGGAGAAGAAAAGAAAGATGATAACGCTTTCGCGAAAGCGGAAACAACAACAACAGATTTTGATTTTACAGTAGGCCAGTTTGCCGATATCAAGATATTACGTTACCAGATACCAGGTTTTGAAGACCTAACACTTAAAGAGCAAAAGCTGGTGTACTACATGACACAGGCAGGACTTGCTGGACGTGATATCATGTGGGCTCAAAATTACCGTCACAATCTTGAGATTAGAAACGCTCTGGAGACAATTTATACATCTGACAAGGTTTCAAAAACCGGAGAAGAGTGGGAGCAGTTTGAAACATTCATGAAGCGTGTATGGTTTGCAAACGGTATACACCATCATTACAGTAATGCTAAGATGAAACCTGATTTTTCTCAGGATTACTTGAAACAACTACTTACCGAAAGTGGAGCAACATTAGAAGGAGAAGCTTTTGAAGTACTCTTTAATGATAAGGATAGCAAGAAAGTAAACCTAGCCAAAGATGTTGATATCGTACTAGAAAGCGCGATTAACTTTTATGGCCCAGATGTAACTACAGCAGAGGCAGAAGCATTTTATGATGCGATTAAAGTAGATGAAAATGAGCCTATAGAAAAAGGACTCAACACGCGCCTTGTAAAAGAAGACGGTAAGCTTGTAGAACAAGTGTACAAGAGTGGAGGATTATATGGCGAGGCTATAGATAATATAATCGGTTGGTTAGAAAAAGCCCAAACCGTTGCCGAAAATGAGCAGCAAGGAAAAGCTTTAGGACTGCTTATTGAATATTACAAGACAGGAAGCCTCGATACTTGGGATGATTACTGTATCGCTTGGGCAACTTCTACAGAAGGAAATATAGATTGGATTAACGGATTTATAGAAGTTTACAATGACCCAAAAGGGTATAAAGGTTCTTATGAGACTATAGTTCAAATTAAAGATTTTGATATGTCAAAAAAGATGGCAGCACTATCTGTAGATGCACAATGGTTTGAGGATAACTCACCATTAATGCCAGAGCATAAGAAGAAGGAAGTAAAAGGAGTGTCTTACAAAACAGTGATTGTAGCAGGAGAAGCAGGAGATGCCTCACCATCTACGCCTATAGGTGTAAACTTGCCTAACAATAACTGGATACGCCAGACGCATGGTAGTAAATCGGTTTCTCTAGGTAACATAATCAATGCTTACAACAACGCTGGTGGATCTGGACGTCTTAAAGAGTTTGCACATGACGAAGAGGAGATAGCATTAGAAGAGCAATATGGACAATTAGGCGATAAGTTACACACAGCTTTACATGAAGTAGTAGGTCATGCCTCTGGACAGATTAATAAAGGAGTAGGAACTCCTAAGGAAACACTTAAACGTTACAAATCTACTATAGAAGAAGGACGCGCAGATCTTTTTGGGCTATACTATCTTATGGATCCAAAACTTCAAGAAATTGGATTAGTAGAAGACTGGGAAAAAACAGGAATGGCTGCTTATGATGGCTACATCCGTAATGGTTTGATGACGCAACTTATACGCCTTGAGCTAGGAGATAATGTAGAAGAAGCGCATATGGTTAATCGTCAGTGGGTTAGTGCTTGGGCTTTTGAGCGTGGTGCAAATGAGAATGTAATTGAGAAAGTAACTCGTGATGGTAAGACTTACTTTAATATCACAGATTACAAGAAACTTCGTGCAATCTTTGGAGAATTACTGAGAGAGACACAGCGCATCACTTCAGAAGGTGATTATGAAGCTGCAAAGGCACTTGTAGAGAATTATGGTGTAAAAGTAGATCAGGACATACATAAGGAAGTACTTGATCGTAATAGCCAGTTTAAAAGCGCACCTTACAGTGGTTTTGTAAATCCTGTAATCGTTCCGCAAATGGAAGGTGAGAAAATTACTGGCTTTACTATAGAGCAACCAGAAAGCTTCGAAAATCAAATGCTTGATTATTCTAGCAAATACGGTCATTTAGATTAA
- the mnmA gene encoding tRNA 2-thiouridine(34) synthase MnmA, giving the protein MKTVVVGLSGGVDSSVTAHLLKEQGYNVIGLFMKNWHDDSVTISDECPWLDDSNDAMLVAEKLGIPFQTVDLSEQYRERIVNYMFKEYEMGRTPNPDVLCNREIKFDVFMKIALSLGADFVATGHYCQKTSIEVDGKTIYQLKAGADNNKDQSYFLCQLSQEQLAKTLFPIGHLQKPKVREIALEQDLVTAGKKDSQGLCFIGKVRLPDFLQQQLKPKEGVIVEVMEDTIPEVAGGMEASNAFAKADLENLVKKPTYSVAEGKVVGKHQGAHYFTIGQRKGLAVGGTVEPLFVIDTDVNENVIYTGQGKNHRGLYRKGLFVKEEEIHWIREDLTLAIDETMEVEARIRYRQPLEKATLYRVEGGMYVIFDNPQTAIAEGQFVAWHHGEECLGSGVIS; this is encoded by the coding sequence ATGAAAACGGTAGTAGTAGGTCTTAGTGGTGGAGTAGATAGTAGTGTTACGGCTCACTTATTAAAGGAGCAAGGATACAACGTGATAGGTCTTTTTATGAAGAACTGGCACGATGATTCTGTAACGATATCTGATGAGTGTCCTTGGCTAGATGATAGCAATGACGCAATGCTCGTGGCCGAAAAGTTAGGAATTCCATTTCAAACAGTTGACCTAAGCGAGCAATACAGAGAGCGTATCGTAAACTATATGTTTAAAGAATATGAGATGGGACGCACTCCTAATCCAGATGTTCTTTGTAATCGGGAGATCAAGTTTGATGTGTTTATGAAAATTGCACTTTCACTCGGTGCAGACTTTGTAGCTACTGGACATTATTGTCAAAAAACATCGATAGAAGTAGACGGTAAGACTATCTATCAGCTTAAAGCTGGGGCAGATAATAATAAAGATCAATCCTATTTTTTATGTCAGTTATCGCAAGAGCAATTGGCAAAAACCTTGTTTCCAATAGGTCATTTACAAAAACCTAAAGTGCGCGAGATTGCTCTAGAACAAGACCTCGTGACTGCAGGAAAAAAGGATTCTCAAGGACTTTGTTTTATAGGTAAAGTACGATTGCCAGACTTTTTACAACAACAGTTGAAACCTAAGGAAGGTGTTATTGTTGAGGTGATGGAAGATACTATTCCAGAAGTTGCAGGTGGTATGGAGGCTAGTAACGCTTTCGCGAAAGCGGACTTAGAAAACCTTGTAAAAAAACCAACATACAGCGTAGCCGAAGGGAAAGTAGTAGGTAAGCACCAAGGAGCACATTACTTCACAATAGGCCAGCGCAAGGGACTTGCAGTGGGTGGCACTGTAGAGCCTCTTTTTGTGATAGATACAGACGTAAATGAAAATGTAATTTACACAGGTCAAGGGAAAAATCACAGAGGATTATACCGCAAAGGGCTCTTTGTAAAAGAGGAAGAAATACACTGGATACGAGAAGATCTCACGCTTGCTATAGATGAAACTATGGAAGTAGAAGCAAGGATACGCTATAGACAGCCACTAGAAAAAGCAACACTTTATAGAGTAGAAGGTGGTATGTATGTGATTTTTGATAATCCTCAGACCGCCATAGCCGAAGGTCAGTTTGTGGCATGGCATCATGGAGAAGAGTGCTTAGGTTCTGGAGTTATTTCGTAA
- a CDS encoding S8 family serine peptidase, protein MNLKLLFVLLFMTAYGNAQQDAWVFFVDKENVATSLDNPISILSQEALDRKELHGIAVDERDVPVNEGYITQIRSQPGITVLAKSKWMNCVHVRGAAAEIAALEALQIVDYIEYADRSINRQPSPFEFLKDDPLPQDSRVTFNYGSTNNQVTMLSVEELHEQDFTGLGMVIAIMDSGFPGVDANAGFSRLRNAGNLLDGYDFVGRNNNEFDFSNDSHGTRVASDIVGFIENQFVGTAPDAAIYCFRTEDVASENPVEESYWVEAAERADSLGVDVINTSLGYRTFDNPNYDYSYDDMDGETTFISRGATIAFEKGMVVVTSAGNSGAGRISAPADAAGSFAVGAVDARGDYASFSSLGPSSDGRVKPDVMARGEGSAVIDQYDNVTTNNGTSFSSPIIAGAIASFWQANPELTNARVMQLVRESASIYDNPNDQLGYGIPDFGKALAEVANTSETSEAQEYDDYQILPNPASEMAVLVLPKEVEQVEVTIFDILGKKITTIRMSQQVNELPISTLRKGVYLIQINDGASIVTQKFIKA, encoded by the coding sequence ATGAATCTAAAATTACTCTTTGTACTGCTTTTTATGACGGCTTATGGAAACGCCCAGCAGGATGCTTGGGTGTTTTTTGTAGATAAAGAAAACGTTGCCACAAGTCTTGATAACCCTATTTCAATTCTTTCTCAAGAAGCATTAGACCGCAAAGAACTTCACGGTATAGCTGTAGATGAACGAGATGTGCCTGTAAATGAGGGTTATATCACTCAGATTAGATCTCAACCTGGCATAACTGTACTAGCAAAATCTAAGTGGATGAATTGCGTTCACGTGAGAGGTGCAGCAGCAGAGATTGCAGCATTAGAAGCATTGCAAATTGTAGATTATATAGAGTATGCAGATCGAAGCATAAATAGACAACCTAGTCCGTTTGAGTTTTTAAAAGATGATCCTTTGCCACAAGATTCACGAGTGACATTTAATTACGGGTCTACAAATAATCAAGTGACTATGCTCTCTGTAGAAGAGTTGCATGAGCAAGATTTTACAGGGCTAGGTATGGTAATTGCCATTATGGATTCTGGTTTTCCAGGGGTTGATGCAAATGCAGGGTTTTCAAGATTGAGAAATGCAGGGAACTTATTAGATGGATATGATTTTGTAGGTAGAAATAACAATGAATTTGATTTTTCAAATGATAGTCATGGTACTAGAGTAGCAAGTGATATTGTGGGCTTCATTGAAAATCAATTTGTAGGTACGGCTCCAGATGCTGCAATTTACTGTTTTAGAACAGAAGATGTGGCAAGTGAGAATCCGGTAGAAGAATCTTACTGGGTAGAGGCTGCAGAAAGAGCAGATAGTCTAGGTGTAGATGTAATAAACACATCACTGGGGTATAGAACTTTTGACAATCCCAATTATGATTACAGTTACGATGACATGGACGGTGAGACTACCTTCATTTCAAGAGGAGCGACAATTGCTTTTGAAAAAGGTATGGTCGTGGTAACTAGTGCAGGAAATAGTGGAGCAGGAAGGATAAGTGCACCAGCAGATGCTGCTGGCTCATTTGCGGTAGGGGCCGTAGACGCTAGAGGTGACTATGCAAGCTTTAGCAGTTTAGGCCCTTCAAGTGATGGTAGGGTTAAGCCAGATGTAATGGCAAGGGGTGAGGGTAGTGCCGTTATAGATCAATATGATAATGTAACTACAAATAACGGAACAAGCTTTAGTTCGCCAATAATTGCCGGAGCAATCGCAAGCTTTTGGCAGGCAAATCCAGAGCTTACAAATGCTCGTGTAATGCAGCTCGTTCGGGAGAGTGCTAGTATATATGACAATCCTAATGATCAGCTGGGGTATGGTATTCCAGATTTTGGAAAGGCATTAGCTGAGGTTGCAAATACCTCAGAAACTAGTGAAGCTCAAGAATATGATGATTATCAAATTTTACCTAATCCTGCATCTGAGATGGCAGTATTAGTCTTGCCTAAGGAGGTAGAACAAGTAGAAGTAACTATTTTTGATATTTTAGGGAAGAAGATTACTACCATACGCATGTCACAACAGGTAAATGAACTTCCTATCTCAACACTTAGAAAAGGGGTGTATCTCATCCAAATAAACGATGGAGCCTCAATCGTTACTCAAAAATTTATAAAAGCATAA
- a CDS encoding toxin-antitoxin system YwqK family antitoxin, whose protein sequence is MTRLTILLVILVAQYQQLSMAQSYNQYDDEGKRHGQWQKFFDGSKQLRYTGTFDHGKEQGTFNFYDIKGGHPTAVKIYTPDSPHIDVTFFTTDGKIVSKGKMNGRERLGEWLSYHQDGKSIMIKERYVNGKLEGERMVYFINGLLAQQEFYKRGLKEGKTIYYSEEKKVLKELQYKNDQLEGPVRLYNGFGQLEIEGAYKNNRKHGLWKYYKNGTVDKEIKYPRNKIGVQ, encoded by the coding sequence ATGACGAGATTAACAATTCTTTTAGTAATTCTAGTAGCGCAATATCAGCAGTTAAGTATGGCACAAAGCTATAATCAATATGATGATGAAGGTAAGCGTCACGGGCAATGGCAAAAGTTTTTTGATGGAAGTAAGCAATTACGATACACAGGAACATTTGACCACGGCAAAGAGCAAGGCACCTTTAATTTTTATGATATTAAGGGAGGTCATCCTACTGCGGTAAAAATATATACGCCAGATTCACCTCATATAGATGTAACTTTTTTTACAACAGATGGAAAAATTGTAAGTAAAGGAAAGATGAACGGTCGAGAGCGCTTAGGGGAATGGCTGTCATATCATCAAGATGGAAAGTCAATTATGATAAAAGAGCGTTATGTTAATGGGAAATTAGAAGGAGAACGCATGGTTTATTTTATAAATGGTTTACTAGCCCAGCAAGAGTTTTATAAACGTGGTTTAAAAGAAGGCAAAACCATTTATTACTCAGAAGAAAAAAAAGTACTCAAAGAATTACAATATAAGAATGATCAATTAGAAGGACCCGTGCGATTGTATAATGGCTTTGGGCAACTAGAGATAGAGGGTGCTTACAAGAATAACCGTAAGCATGGTCTCTGGAAGTATTATAAAAATGGAACTGTAGATAAAGAAATTAAATATCCTCGTAATAAAATAGGAGTACAGTAA
- a CDS encoding nitronate monooxygenase: protein MNRITSLFKVKYPLIQGGMIWNSGWRLASAVSNAGGLGLIGAASMYPDVLVEHVEKCKKATNKPFGVNIPMLYPNIEEHMKTVVDYKVPIVFTSAGNPKLWTKELKKHGIKVVHVVSSVKFALKSQEAGVDAVVAEGFEAGGHNGREETTTFTLIPMVKEKLDIPLIAAGGIATGRGMLAAMTLGADGVQVGSRFAASEESSAHQLFKQAIVDTQEGDTVLTLKELAPVRLIKNKFYEQVAELYTTAPSKEQLSQLLGRARAKRGMFEGDLEDGELEIGQISGLIHDIKPAAQIVSDMITEYTEAKNALLNFDNW from the coding sequence ATGAATAGAATTACATCCCTATTTAAGGTTAAGTATCCGCTTATACAAGGTGGAATGATATGGAACTCAGGTTGGCGTCTCGCAAGTGCCGTGAGTAATGCTGGAGGTCTCGGGTTAATAGGAGCTGCTTCTATGTATCCAGATGTTCTAGTGGAGCATGTAGAGAAATGTAAAAAAGCAACTAATAAACCATTTGGGGTAAATATACCTATGTTGTATCCTAACATAGAAGAGCACATGAAAACGGTAGTAGACTACAAAGTCCCTATTGTCTTCACGAGCGCTGGTAATCCAAAACTATGGACTAAAGAATTAAAGAAGCACGGAATAAAAGTGGTGCATGTAGTAAGTAGTGTAAAGTTTGCCTTAAAATCACAAGAAGCAGGAGTTGATGCAGTAGTAGCCGAAGGTTTTGAAGCAGGAGGTCACAATGGTAGAGAGGAGACTACAACATTTACACTGATACCTATGGTTAAAGAAAAACTAGATATACCTCTTATCGCTGCTGGTGGTATCGCAACAGGTAGAGGTATGCTTGCAGCAATGACTTTAGGTGCAGACGGTGTGCAGGTAGGAAGTCGTTTTGCCGCAAGTGAAGAGTCTAGTGCGCATCAATTATTTAAACAAGCGATAGTCGATACGCAAGAAGGAGATACCGTACTAACACTTAAAGAACTTGCGCCAGTGAGACTGATAAAAAATAAATTTTATGAGCAGGTAGCAGAATTATACACTACGGCACCTTCAAAAGAGCAACTCTCTCAACTGTTAGGGCGTGCGCGTGCAAAACGTGGTATGTTTGAAGGAGATCTCGAGGATGGCGAACTAGAAATAGGTCAGATTTCTGGACTTATACATGATATAAAGCCAGCTGCTCAAATAGTCTCAGACATGATAACAGAATATACGGAGGCAAAGAACGCATTACTTAATTTTGATAACTGGTAG
- a CDS encoding serine hydrolase, whose protein sequence is MKYWVFIIVIFASCSNPIETALSSENELIKTVVNNIEKHEVQILFTQIDTSNTGELLFTDYEYNVNNNQYFYPASTVKLPVALLATEFMDRNEQLHIDTPYIENNNDNLHTVSNDIRQIFAVSDNESYNRLYEILGRDYINNRLREKGLNKTRIAHRLSTPDADKARRNDIHFFPGYTEEVIELKNQTDSDITPITIQGINKGKGYKKHGVLKESPMDFSKKNYFPLEEQHLLMKKLIAPEIFPASEQFDITDESRARFLNAMKALPHEAKYNAPEYYDSYVKFFMYGDSEDSIPSNIKIYNKVGSAYGTLTETAYIVDTTNNIRFILSATILVNENAIFNDDTYEYENIGIPFLAQLGREFYKQEKERRE, encoded by the coding sequence ATGAAATATTGGGTATTTATAATAGTAATATTTGCAAGTTGCAGCAATCCTATCGAGACAGCATTAAGCTCAGAAAATGAGCTTATAAAGACTGTTGTAAACAATATTGAAAAACATGAAGTACAAATACTGTTTACACAAATTGACACGTCTAATACTGGTGAGCTATTATTTACAGATTACGAGTATAATGTAAATAATAATCAATATTTCTACCCTGCCAGCACTGTAAAACTCCCAGTAGCGCTACTAGCCACTGAGTTTATGGATAGAAATGAACAACTTCATATTGACACTCCATATATTGAAAACAACAATGACAACCTGCACACAGTGTCTAACGATATTAGACAGATTTTTGCAGTAAGTGATAATGAATCTTATAACAGACTTTATGAGATTTTAGGTAGGGATTATATTAATAACCGCTTGCGCGAAAAAGGGCTTAACAAGACCCGCATAGCCCATAGACTATCTACACCAGATGCTGATAAAGCTAGAAGAAACGATATTCATTTTTTTCCAGGATATACAGAAGAGGTAATTGAATTAAAAAATCAAACAGATAGCGATATTACTCCAATTACCATTCAAGGAATTAACAAAGGTAAAGGCTATAAAAAACATGGAGTTTTAAAAGAATCTCCAATGGATTTTAGCAAGAAGAACTACTTCCCACTAGAAGAGCAACATCTATTAATGAAAAAGCTTATAGCTCCAGAGATATTTCCAGCATCTGAACAGTTTGACATTACTGATGAAAGTCGGGCTCGCTTTTTAAATGCCATGAAAGCACTACCTCATGAGGCAAAATACAATGCACCAGAGTATTATGACAGCTACGTGAAATTTTTCATGTATGGAGACTCAGAAGATAGTATACCTAGCAATATCAAAATTTACAATAAAGTGGGATCTGCATATGGAACGCTTACAGAGACTGCCTATATTGTTGACACAACAAACAACATACGCTTTATACTTTCCGCCACCATATTAGTAAACGAAAATGCAATTTTTAATGATGATACCTATGAGTATGAAAATATAGGTATCCCCTTTCTCGCGCAACTAGGTCGTGAGTTTTATAAACAAGAAAAAGAGCGTAGGGAATAA
- a CDS encoding alkylphosphonate utilization protein, producing MSLRELNKRTIICELCSNEYDLSPFIVEPREDDILACKTCINQINNPEEVDVNHWRCLNDSMWSTEPAVQVLAWRMLTRLRKEGWPQDLLDMMYLEEETLEWAKATGEHIEEDENTIIHKDSNGTRLANGDSVVLIKDLDVKGANFTAKRGEFMRNINLVHDNAEHIEGRIQGQQVVIVTQYVKKSN from the coding sequence GTGAGCTTAAGAGAACTTAACAAACGCACCATTATATGCGAACTATGTAGTAATGAATATGATCTTTCTCCCTTTATCGTCGAACCAAGGGAGGATGATATTCTTGCTTGTAAAACATGTATCAATCAGATCAATAATCCAGAGGAAGTAGATGTAAACCACTGGAGATGTCTTAATGACAGCATGTGGAGCACAGAACCTGCAGTACAGGTTCTAGCGTGGCGTATGCTTACAAGATTACGTAAAGAAGGCTGGCCACAAGATCTTCTTGATATGATGTACTTAGAAGAAGAAACACTTGAGTGGGCAAAAGCTACAGGAGAGCACATAGAGGAAGATGAAAATACTATCATACACAAAGACTCAAACGGTACGAGACTAGCTAATGGAGATAGTGTTGTATTAATTAAAGATCTAGATGTAAAAGGAGCCAACTTCACTGCAAAACGTGGAGAGTTTATGCGTAATATTAATCTGGTACACGATAATGCTGAGCACATAGAAGGGCGCATACAAGGACAACAAGTTGTGATTGTTACTCAATACGTTAAAAAGAGTAACTAG
- a CDS encoding fasciclin domain-containing protein, which produces MKNLISITKLAFIALTLLVTVSCNDDDDNGNIIEGESNTIADFVAGNENYSSLLAALQRTNLDATLAGSGTFTVFAPDNAAFETFLNGAALEDVDDAVLTQVLLNHVLNTTVTSSELSTGYVSNLATEPSSNANISLYVDTTDGVVLNGQSTVTTADIVTDNGVIHAVDTVIDLPTVVTFATTNPALTSLVAALTDEGNTTFTDLLSDTEADFTVFAPTNDAFGTFLGDNTLEDVDNEALAQVLSNHVVPGAVAISSTLSNAYVNTAATFEGNDDAPISLYVNTDNGVSLNGSSNVIIADIVTVNGVIHVVDTVIGLPDITTFATADPNFSTLVAALTADESFGYVAALQTPFGTSPAPFTVFAPTNDAFGDLLADLELEMLSDIPTETLAATLELHVIPNSNVRAEDLADLDGTAVTPLGGADVTIQADPAAVIDPDGDANPIVATNVQATNGVIHAVSRVLRDL; this is translated from the coding sequence ATGAAAAATTTAATTAGCATTACAAAATTAGCGTTTATTGCATTAACGCTATTAGTTACAGTTTCTTGTAACGATGATGACGATAATGGTAACATTATTGAAGGAGAGAGCAACACTATTGCAGACTTTGTAGCAGGTAATGAGAATTACAGTTCTCTACTAGCCGCTTTACAGCGCACCAACCTTGATGCTACACTAGCAGGAAGTGGAACATTTACCGTATTTGCACCTGATAATGCAGCCTTTGAAACATTTTTAAACGGAGCAGCTCTTGAGGATGTAGATGACGCAGTATTAACCCAAGTACTATTAAACCATGTACTTAATACAACAGTAACTTCTAGCGAACTATCAACTGGATACGTAAGTAATCTTGCTACTGAGCCTTCTTCTAACGCAAACATAAGTTTATATGTAGATACAACAGATGGTGTTGTGCTTAATGGACAATCTACAGTAACTACTGCAGATATAGTAACAGATAATGGAGTGATACATGCTGTAGATACAGTAATTGATTTACCAACTGTGGTAACATTTGCCACTACAAACCCAGCTCTCACATCACTCGTTGCAGCCCTTACAGATGAAGGTAATACAACATTTACAGATTTACTTAGTGACACAGAAGCAGACTTTACAGTCTTTGCTCCCACTAACGATGCTTTTGGAACATTTTTAGGAGATAATACCCTTGAAGATGTAGATAATGAAGCACTAGCACAAGTATTATCAAACCACGTAGTACCAGGAGCTGTAGCGATATCATCTACTTTAAGTAATGCATACGTTAATACCGCAGCTACTTTTGAAGGAAATGATGACGCACCAATAAGCCTTTATGTAAACACAGATAATGGTGTATCATTAAACGGAAGCTCGAATGTAATTATAGCAGATATTGTAACTGTAAATGGAGTAATACATGTAGTTGATACCGTAATCGGACTTCCAGACATCACAACATTTGCTACTGCAGATCCTAACTTTTCTACACTTGTTGCAGCATTAACTGCAGATGAATCTTTTGGGTATGTAGCTGCATTGCAGACACCTTTTGGAACGTCACCAGCACCCTTTACTGTATTTGCTCCAACTAACGATGCTTTTGGAGATTTACTAGCAGACTTAGAGTTAGAGATGTTATCAGATATTCCTACAGAAACTCTTGCTGCAACATTAGAATTGCATGTGATTCCTAATTCAAATGTAAGAGCAGAAGACCTTGCAGATCTTGATGGTACTGCAGTAACTCCATTAGGAGGAGCAGATGTGACTATACAAGCAGATCCTGCAGCGGTTATTGACCCAGATGGCGATGCAAATCCAATAGTTGCTACAAATGTACAAGCTACAAATGGTGTAATACACGCTGTAAGTAGAGTACTAAGAGATTTATAA